A genomic segment from Saimiri boliviensis isolate mSaiBol1 chromosome 14, mSaiBol1.pri, whole genome shotgun sequence encodes:
- the HIF3A gene encoding hypoxia-inducible factor 3-alpha isoform X1: MALGLQRARSATELRKEKSRDAARSRRSQETEVLYQLAHTLPFARGVSAHLDKASIMRLTISYLRMHRLCAAGEWNQVGAGGEPLDACYLKALEGFVMVLTAEGDMAYLSENVSKHLGLSQLELIGHSIFDFIHPCDQEELQDALTPQQTLSRRKAEAPPTERCFSLRMKSTLTSRGRTLNLKAATWKVLHCSGHMRAYKPPAQTSPAGSPNSEPPLQCLVLICEAIPHPGSLEPPLGRGAFLSRHSLDMKFTYCDDRIAEVAGYSPDDLIGCSAYEYIHALDFDAVSKSIHTLLSKGQAVTGQYRFLARSGGYLWTQTQATVVSGGRGSQSESIICVHFLISRVEETGVVLSLEQTEQHSRRPIRQGGPSQKDASNPGDSLDTPGPRILAFLHPPSLSEAALAADPRRFCSPDLRRLLGPILDGTSVAATPSTPPATRRPRSPLSADLPDELPVGTENVHRFFTSGKDTEAVETDLDVAQDADALDLEMLAPYISMDDDFQLNASEQLPRAYHRPPGAVPRPRAQSFHGLSPPAFESSLLPRWGSDPRLSCSSPSRGDPSASSLMAGARKRTLAQSSEGEDEGMELLGVRPPKRCPSPEPGNFLLFPLSLSVLLTGGPAPGSLQDPSPPLLDLNEPLGLGPSLLSPYSDGATDQPQGHFQPAAGLGQAD, translated from the exons GTCAGCCACCGAGCTCCGCAAGGAAAAGTCCCGCGATGCGGCCCGCAGCCGGCGCAGCCAGGAGACCGAGGTGCTCTACCAGCTGGCGCACACGCTGCCCTTCGCACGCGGCGTCAGCGCCCACCTGGACAAGGCCTCTATCATGCGCCTCACCATCAGCTACCTGCGCATGCACCGCCTCTGCGCCGCAG GGGAGTGGAACCAGGTGGGAGCAGGCGGAGAACCACTGGATGCCTGCTACCTGAAGGCCCTGGAGGGCTTTGTCATGGTGCTCACCGCCGAGGGAGACATGGCTTACCTGTCGGAGAATGTCAGCAAGCACCTGGGCCTCAGTCAG CTGGAGCTCATTGGACACAGCATCTTTGATTTCATCCACCCCTGTGACCAAGAGGAGCTTCAGGACGCCCTGACCCCCCAGCAAA ccctgtccaGGAGGAAGGCAGAGGCCCCCCCAACGGAGCGGTGCTTCTCCTTGCGCATGAAGAGTACGCTCACCAGCCGTGGGCGCACCCTCAACCTCAAAGCGGCCACCTGGAAG GTGCTGCACTGCTCTGGACATATGAGGGCCTACAAGCCCCCTGCACAGACTTCTCCAGCTGGGAGCCCCAACTCAGAGCCCCCCCTTCAGTGCCTGGTGCTCATCTGCGAAGCCATCCCCCACCCAGGCAGCCTGGAGCCCCCGCTGGGCCGGGGGGCCTTCCTCAGCCGCCACAGCTTGGACATGAAGTTCACCTACTGTGATGACAG GATCGCAGAAGTGGCCGGCTACAGTCCTGATGACCTGATTGGCTGTTCTGCCTACGAGTACATCCACGCGCTGGACTTCGATGCAGTCAGCAAGAGCATCCACACGT TGCTCAGCAAGGGCCAGGCAGTAACAGGGCAGTATCGATTCCTGGCCCGGAGCGGTGGCTACCTGTGGACCCAGACCCAGGCCACAGTGGTGTCAGGGGGCCGGGGCTCCCAGTCGGAGAGTATCATCTgtgtccattttttaatcag CCGGGTAGAAGAGACCGGAGTGGTGCTGTCCCTGGAGCAAACGGAGCAACACTCTCGCAGACCCATTCGGCAGGGTGGCCCCTCCCAGAAGGATGCTTCTAACCCTGGGGACAGCCTTG ACACCCCTGGCCCCCGGATCCTTGCATTCCTGCACCCCCCTTCCCTGAGCGAGGCTGCCCTGGCCGCTGACCCCCGCCGTttctgcagccctgacctccgtCGCCTCCTGGGACCAATCCTGGATGGGACTTCAGTAGCTGCCACCCCCAGCACCCCACCAGCCACACGGCGCCCCCGAAGTCCTCTTTCG GCTGATCTCCCAGATGAACTACCTGTGGGCACAGAGAATGTGCACAGATTCTTCACTTCTGGGAAAGACACTGAGGCGGTGGAGACAGATTTAGATGTAGCTCAG GATGCTGACGCTCTGGATTTGGAGATGCTGGCCCCCTACATCTCCATGGATGATGACTTCCAGCTCAACGCCAGCGAACAGCTACCCAGGGCCTACCACAGACCTCCGGGGGCTGTCCCCCGGCCCCGTGCTCAGAGCTTCCACGGCCTGTCACCTCCAGCCTTTGAGTCCTCCCTGCTGCCCCGCTGGGGGAGTGACCCCCGGCTGAGCTGCTCCAGCCCTTCCAGAGGGGACCCCTCCGCATCCTCTCTCATGGCTGGGGCTCGGAAGAG GACGCTGGCCCAGAGCTCAGAAGGCGAGGACGAGGGAATGGAGCTGCTGGGAGTGAGACCTCCCAAAAGATGCCCCAGCCCAGAACCCGGAAACTTTCTGCTGTTTCCCCTCAGCCTG AGTGTCCTTCTGACAGGAGGACCAGCCCCAGGGAGCCTGCAGGACCCCAGCCCCCCTCTCCTGGACCTGAATGAGCCCCTGG
- the HIF3A gene encoding hypoxia-inducible factor 3-alpha isoform X4 produces the protein MRPAAGAARRPRCSTSWRTRCPSHAASAPTWTRPLSCASPSATCACTASAPQLELIGHSIFDFIHPCDQEELQDALTPQQTLSRRKAEAPPTERCFSLRMKSTLTSRGRTLNLKAATWKVLHCSGHMRAYKPPAQTSPAGSPNSEPPLQCLVLICEAIPHPGSLEPPLGRGAFLSRHSLDMKFTYCDDRIAEVAGYSPDDLIGCSAYEYIHALDFDAVSKSIHTLLSKGQAVTGQYRFLARSGGYLWTQTQATVVSGGRGSQSESIICVHFLISRVEETGVVLSLEQTEQHSRRPIRQGGPSQKDASNPGDSLDTPGPRILAFLHPPSLSEAALAADPRRFCSPDLRRLLGPILDGTSVAATPSTPPATRRPRSPLSADLPDELPVGTENVHRFFTSGKDTEAVETDLDVAQDADALDLEMLAPYISMDDDFQLNASEQLPRAYHRPPGAVPRPRAQSFHGLSPPAFESSLLPRWGSDPRLSCSSPSRGDPSASSLMAGARKRTLAQSSEGEDEGMELLGVRPPKRCPSPEPGNFLLFPLSLSVLLTGGPAPGSLQDPSPPLLDLNEPLGLGPSLLSPYSDGATDQPQGHFQPAAGLGQAD, from the exons ATGCGGCCCGCAGCCGGCGCAGCCAGGAGACCGAGGTGCTCTACCAGCTGGCGCACACGCTGCCCTTCGCACGCGGCGTCAGCGCCCACCTGGACAAGGCCTCTATCATGCGCCTCACCATCAGCTACCTGCGCATGCACCGCCTCTGCGCCGCAG CTGGAGCTCATTGGACACAGCATCTTTGATTTCATCCACCCCTGTGACCAAGAGGAGCTTCAGGACGCCCTGACCCCCCAGCAAA ccctgtccaGGAGGAAGGCAGAGGCCCCCCCAACGGAGCGGTGCTTCTCCTTGCGCATGAAGAGTACGCTCACCAGCCGTGGGCGCACCCTCAACCTCAAAGCGGCCACCTGGAAG GTGCTGCACTGCTCTGGACATATGAGGGCCTACAAGCCCCCTGCACAGACTTCTCCAGCTGGGAGCCCCAACTCAGAGCCCCCCCTTCAGTGCCTGGTGCTCATCTGCGAAGCCATCCCCCACCCAGGCAGCCTGGAGCCCCCGCTGGGCCGGGGGGCCTTCCTCAGCCGCCACAGCTTGGACATGAAGTTCACCTACTGTGATGACAG GATCGCAGAAGTGGCCGGCTACAGTCCTGATGACCTGATTGGCTGTTCTGCCTACGAGTACATCCACGCGCTGGACTTCGATGCAGTCAGCAAGAGCATCCACACGT TGCTCAGCAAGGGCCAGGCAGTAACAGGGCAGTATCGATTCCTGGCCCGGAGCGGTGGCTACCTGTGGACCCAGACCCAGGCCACAGTGGTGTCAGGGGGCCGGGGCTCCCAGTCGGAGAGTATCATCTgtgtccattttttaatcag CCGGGTAGAAGAGACCGGAGTGGTGCTGTCCCTGGAGCAAACGGAGCAACACTCTCGCAGACCCATTCGGCAGGGTGGCCCCTCCCAGAAGGATGCTTCTAACCCTGGGGACAGCCTTG ACACCCCTGGCCCCCGGATCCTTGCATTCCTGCACCCCCCTTCCCTGAGCGAGGCTGCCCTGGCCGCTGACCCCCGCCGTttctgcagccctgacctccgtCGCCTCCTGGGACCAATCCTGGATGGGACTTCAGTAGCTGCCACCCCCAGCACCCCACCAGCCACACGGCGCCCCCGAAGTCCTCTTTCG GCTGATCTCCCAGATGAACTACCTGTGGGCACAGAGAATGTGCACAGATTCTTCACTTCTGGGAAAGACACTGAGGCGGTGGAGACAGATTTAGATGTAGCTCAG GATGCTGACGCTCTGGATTTGGAGATGCTGGCCCCCTACATCTCCATGGATGATGACTTCCAGCTCAACGCCAGCGAACAGCTACCCAGGGCCTACCACAGACCTCCGGGGGCTGTCCCCCGGCCCCGTGCTCAGAGCTTCCACGGCCTGTCACCTCCAGCCTTTGAGTCCTCCCTGCTGCCCCGCTGGGGGAGTGACCCCCGGCTGAGCTGCTCCAGCCCTTCCAGAGGGGACCCCTCCGCATCCTCTCTCATGGCTGGGGCTCGGAAGAG GACGCTGGCCCAGAGCTCAGAAGGCGAGGACGAGGGAATGGAGCTGCTGGGAGTGAGACCTCCCAAAAGATGCCCCAGCCCAGAACCCGGAAACTTTCTGCTGTTTCCCCTCAGCCTG AGTGTCCTTCTGACAGGAGGACCAGCCCCAGGGAGCCTGCAGGACCCCAGCCCCCCTCTCCTGGACCTGAATGAGCCCCTGG
- the HIF3A gene encoding hypoxia-inducible factor 3-alpha isoform X5 → MRLTISYLRMHRLCAAGEWNQVGAGGEPLDACYLKALEGFVMVLTAEGDMAYLSENVSKHLGLSQLELIGHSIFDFIHPCDQEELQDALTPQQTLSRRKAEAPPTERCFSLRMKSTLTSRGRTLNLKAATWKVLHCSGHMRAYKPPAQTSPAGSPNSEPPLQCLVLICEAIPHPGSLEPPLGRGAFLSRHSLDMKFTYCDDRIAEVAGYSPDDLIGCSAYEYIHALDFDAVSKSIHTLLSKGQAVTGQYRFLARSGGYLWTQTQATVVSGGRGSQSESIICVHFLISRVEETGVVLSLEQTEQHSRRPIRQGGPSQKDASNPGDSLDTPGPRILAFLHPPSLSEAALAADPRRFCSPDLRRLLGPILDGTSVAATPSTPPATRRPRSPLSADLPDELPVGTENVHRFFTSGKDTEAVETDLDVAQDADALDLEMLAPYISMDDDFQLNASEQLPRAYHRPPGAVPRPRAQSFHGLSPPAFESSLLPRWGSDPRLSCSSPSRGDPSASSLMAGARKRTLAQSSEGEDEGMELLGVRPPKRCPSPEPGNFLLFPLSLSVLLTGGPAPGSLQDPSPPLLDLNEPLGLGPSLLSPYSDGATDQPQGHFQPAAGLGQAD, encoded by the exons ATGCGCCTCACCATCAGCTACCTGCGCATGCACCGCCTCTGCGCCGCAG GGGAGTGGAACCAGGTGGGAGCAGGCGGAGAACCACTGGATGCCTGCTACCTGAAGGCCCTGGAGGGCTTTGTCATGGTGCTCACCGCCGAGGGAGACATGGCTTACCTGTCGGAGAATGTCAGCAAGCACCTGGGCCTCAGTCAG CTGGAGCTCATTGGACACAGCATCTTTGATTTCATCCACCCCTGTGACCAAGAGGAGCTTCAGGACGCCCTGACCCCCCAGCAAA ccctgtccaGGAGGAAGGCAGAGGCCCCCCCAACGGAGCGGTGCTTCTCCTTGCGCATGAAGAGTACGCTCACCAGCCGTGGGCGCACCCTCAACCTCAAAGCGGCCACCTGGAAG GTGCTGCACTGCTCTGGACATATGAGGGCCTACAAGCCCCCTGCACAGACTTCTCCAGCTGGGAGCCCCAACTCAGAGCCCCCCCTTCAGTGCCTGGTGCTCATCTGCGAAGCCATCCCCCACCCAGGCAGCCTGGAGCCCCCGCTGGGCCGGGGGGCCTTCCTCAGCCGCCACAGCTTGGACATGAAGTTCACCTACTGTGATGACAG GATCGCAGAAGTGGCCGGCTACAGTCCTGATGACCTGATTGGCTGTTCTGCCTACGAGTACATCCACGCGCTGGACTTCGATGCAGTCAGCAAGAGCATCCACACGT TGCTCAGCAAGGGCCAGGCAGTAACAGGGCAGTATCGATTCCTGGCCCGGAGCGGTGGCTACCTGTGGACCCAGACCCAGGCCACAGTGGTGTCAGGGGGCCGGGGCTCCCAGTCGGAGAGTATCATCTgtgtccattttttaatcag CCGGGTAGAAGAGACCGGAGTGGTGCTGTCCCTGGAGCAAACGGAGCAACACTCTCGCAGACCCATTCGGCAGGGTGGCCCCTCCCAGAAGGATGCTTCTAACCCTGGGGACAGCCTTG ACACCCCTGGCCCCCGGATCCTTGCATTCCTGCACCCCCCTTCCCTGAGCGAGGCTGCCCTGGCCGCTGACCCCCGCCGTttctgcagccctgacctccgtCGCCTCCTGGGACCAATCCTGGATGGGACTTCAGTAGCTGCCACCCCCAGCACCCCACCAGCCACACGGCGCCCCCGAAGTCCTCTTTCG GCTGATCTCCCAGATGAACTACCTGTGGGCACAGAGAATGTGCACAGATTCTTCACTTCTGGGAAAGACACTGAGGCGGTGGAGACAGATTTAGATGTAGCTCAG GATGCTGACGCTCTGGATTTGGAGATGCTGGCCCCCTACATCTCCATGGATGATGACTTCCAGCTCAACGCCAGCGAACAGCTACCCAGGGCCTACCACAGACCTCCGGGGGCTGTCCCCCGGCCCCGTGCTCAGAGCTTCCACGGCCTGTCACCTCCAGCCTTTGAGTCCTCCCTGCTGCCCCGCTGGGGGAGTGACCCCCGGCTGAGCTGCTCCAGCCCTTCCAGAGGGGACCCCTCCGCATCCTCTCTCATGGCTGGGGCTCGGAAGAG GACGCTGGCCCAGAGCTCAGAAGGCGAGGACGAGGGAATGGAGCTGCTGGGAGTGAGACCTCCCAAAAGATGCCCCAGCCCAGAACCCGGAAACTTTCTGCTGTTTCCCCTCAGCCTG AGTGTCCTTCTGACAGGAGGACCAGCCCCAGGGAGCCTGCAGGACCCCAGCCCCCCTCTCCTGGACCTGAATGAGCCCCTGG
- the HIF3A gene encoding hypoxia-inducible factor 3-alpha isoform X6 yields MPSGQPPSSARKSPAMRPAAGAARRPRCSTSWRTRCPSHAASAPTWTRPLSCASPSATCACTASAPQLELIGHSIFDFIHPCDQEELQDALTPQQTLSRRKAEAPPTERCFSLRMKSTLTSRGRTLNLKAATWKVLHCSGHMRAYKPPAQTSPAGSPNSEPPLQCLVLICEAIPHPGSLEPPLGRGAFLSRHSLDMKFTYCDDRIAEVAGYSPDDLIGCSAYEYIHALDFDAVSKSIHTLLSKGQAVTGQYRFLARSGGYLWTQTQATVVSGGRGSQSESIICVHFLISRVEETGVVLSLEQTEQHSRRPIRQGGPSQKDASNPGDSLDTPGPRILAFLHPPSLSEAALAADPRRFCSPDLRRLLGPILDGTSVAATPSTPPATRRPRSPLSADLPDELPVGTENVHRFFTSGKDTEAVETDLDVAQDADALDLEMLAPYISMDDDFQLNASEQLPRAYHRPPGAVPRPRAQSFHGLSPPAFESSLLPRWGSDPRLSCSSPSRGDPSASSLMAGARKRTLAQSSEGEDEGMELLGVRPPKRCPSPEPGNFLLFPLSLSVLLTGGPAPGSLQDPSPPLLDLNEPLGLGPSLLSPYSDGATDQPQGHFQPAAGLGQAD; encoded by the exons ATGCCCTCAGGTCAGCCACCGAGCTCCGCAAGGAAAAGTCCCGCGATGCGGCCCGCAGCCGGCGCAGCCAGGAGACCGAGGTGCTCTACCAGCTGGCGCACACGCTGCCCTTCGCACGCGGCGTCAGCGCCCACCTGGACAAGGCCTCTATCATGCGCCTCACCATCAGCTACCTGCGCATGCACCGCCTCTGCGCCGCAG CTGGAGCTCATTGGACACAGCATCTTTGATTTCATCCACCCCTGTGACCAAGAGGAGCTTCAGGACGCCCTGACCCCCCAGCAAA ccctgtccaGGAGGAAGGCAGAGGCCCCCCCAACGGAGCGGTGCTTCTCCTTGCGCATGAAGAGTACGCTCACCAGCCGTGGGCGCACCCTCAACCTCAAAGCGGCCACCTGGAAG GTGCTGCACTGCTCTGGACATATGAGGGCCTACAAGCCCCCTGCACAGACTTCTCCAGCTGGGAGCCCCAACTCAGAGCCCCCCCTTCAGTGCCTGGTGCTCATCTGCGAAGCCATCCCCCACCCAGGCAGCCTGGAGCCCCCGCTGGGCCGGGGGGCCTTCCTCAGCCGCCACAGCTTGGACATGAAGTTCACCTACTGTGATGACAG GATCGCAGAAGTGGCCGGCTACAGTCCTGATGACCTGATTGGCTGTTCTGCCTACGAGTACATCCACGCGCTGGACTTCGATGCAGTCAGCAAGAGCATCCACACGT TGCTCAGCAAGGGCCAGGCAGTAACAGGGCAGTATCGATTCCTGGCCCGGAGCGGTGGCTACCTGTGGACCCAGACCCAGGCCACAGTGGTGTCAGGGGGCCGGGGCTCCCAGTCGGAGAGTATCATCTgtgtccattttttaatcag CCGGGTAGAAGAGACCGGAGTGGTGCTGTCCCTGGAGCAAACGGAGCAACACTCTCGCAGACCCATTCGGCAGGGTGGCCCCTCCCAGAAGGATGCTTCTAACCCTGGGGACAGCCTTG ACACCCCTGGCCCCCGGATCCTTGCATTCCTGCACCCCCCTTCCCTGAGCGAGGCTGCCCTGGCCGCTGACCCCCGCCGTttctgcagccctgacctccgtCGCCTCCTGGGACCAATCCTGGATGGGACTTCAGTAGCTGCCACCCCCAGCACCCCACCAGCCACACGGCGCCCCCGAAGTCCTCTTTCG GCTGATCTCCCAGATGAACTACCTGTGGGCACAGAGAATGTGCACAGATTCTTCACTTCTGGGAAAGACACTGAGGCGGTGGAGACAGATTTAGATGTAGCTCAG GATGCTGACGCTCTGGATTTGGAGATGCTGGCCCCCTACATCTCCATGGATGATGACTTCCAGCTCAACGCCAGCGAACAGCTACCCAGGGCCTACCACAGACCTCCGGGGGCTGTCCCCCGGCCCCGTGCTCAGAGCTTCCACGGCCTGTCACCTCCAGCCTTTGAGTCCTCCCTGCTGCCCCGCTGGGGGAGTGACCCCCGGCTGAGCTGCTCCAGCCCTTCCAGAGGGGACCCCTCCGCATCCTCTCTCATGGCTGGGGCTCGGAAGAG GACGCTGGCCCAGAGCTCAGAAGGCGAGGACGAGGGAATGGAGCTGCTGGGAGTGAGACCTCCCAAAAGATGCCCCAGCCCAGAACCCGGAAACTTTCTGCTGTTTCCCCTCAGCCTG AGTGTCCTTCTGACAGGAGGACCAGCCCCAGGGAGCCTGCAGGACCCCAGCCCCCCTCTCCTGGACCTGAATGAGCCCCTGG
- the HIF3A gene encoding hypoxia-inducible factor 3-alpha isoform X2: MGWQDHRSATELRKEKSRDAARSRRSQETEVLYQLAHTLPFARGVSAHLDKASIMRLTISYLRMHRLCAAGEWNQVGAGGEPLDACYLKALEGFVMVLTAEGDMAYLSENVSKHLGLSQLELIGHSIFDFIHPCDQEELQDALTPQQTLSRRKAEAPPTERCFSLRMKSTLTSRGRTLNLKAATWKVLHCSGHMRAYKPPAQTSPAGSPNSEPPLQCLVLICEAIPHPGSLEPPLGRGAFLSRHSLDMKFTYCDDRIAEVAGYSPDDLIGCSAYEYIHALDFDAVSKSIHTLLSKGQAVTGQYRFLARSGGYLWTQTQATVVSGGRGSQSESIICVHFLISRVEETGVVLSLEQTEQHSRRPIRQGGPSQKDASNPGDSLDTPGPRILAFLHPPSLSEAALAADPRRFCSPDLRRLLGPILDGTSVAATPSTPPATRRPRSPLSADLPDELPVGTENVHRFFTSGKDTEAVETDLDVAQDADALDLEMLAPYISMDDDFQLNASEQLPRAYHRPPGAVPRPRAQSFHGLSPPAFESSLLPRWGSDPRLSCSSPSRGDPSASSLMAGARKRTLAQSSEGEDEGMELLGVRPPKRCPSPEPGNFLLFPLSLSVLLTGGPAPGSLQDPSPPLLDLNEPLGLGPSLLSPYSDGATDQPQGHFQPAAGLGQAD; encoded by the exons ATGGGCTGGCAAGACCACAG GTCAGCCACCGAGCTCCGCAAGGAAAAGTCCCGCGATGCGGCCCGCAGCCGGCGCAGCCAGGAGACCGAGGTGCTCTACCAGCTGGCGCACACGCTGCCCTTCGCACGCGGCGTCAGCGCCCACCTGGACAAGGCCTCTATCATGCGCCTCACCATCAGCTACCTGCGCATGCACCGCCTCTGCGCCGCAG GGGAGTGGAACCAGGTGGGAGCAGGCGGAGAACCACTGGATGCCTGCTACCTGAAGGCCCTGGAGGGCTTTGTCATGGTGCTCACCGCCGAGGGAGACATGGCTTACCTGTCGGAGAATGTCAGCAAGCACCTGGGCCTCAGTCAG CTGGAGCTCATTGGACACAGCATCTTTGATTTCATCCACCCCTGTGACCAAGAGGAGCTTCAGGACGCCCTGACCCCCCAGCAAA ccctgtccaGGAGGAAGGCAGAGGCCCCCCCAACGGAGCGGTGCTTCTCCTTGCGCATGAAGAGTACGCTCACCAGCCGTGGGCGCACCCTCAACCTCAAAGCGGCCACCTGGAAG GTGCTGCACTGCTCTGGACATATGAGGGCCTACAAGCCCCCTGCACAGACTTCTCCAGCTGGGAGCCCCAACTCAGAGCCCCCCCTTCAGTGCCTGGTGCTCATCTGCGAAGCCATCCCCCACCCAGGCAGCCTGGAGCCCCCGCTGGGCCGGGGGGCCTTCCTCAGCCGCCACAGCTTGGACATGAAGTTCACCTACTGTGATGACAG GATCGCAGAAGTGGCCGGCTACAGTCCTGATGACCTGATTGGCTGTTCTGCCTACGAGTACATCCACGCGCTGGACTTCGATGCAGTCAGCAAGAGCATCCACACGT TGCTCAGCAAGGGCCAGGCAGTAACAGGGCAGTATCGATTCCTGGCCCGGAGCGGTGGCTACCTGTGGACCCAGACCCAGGCCACAGTGGTGTCAGGGGGCCGGGGCTCCCAGTCGGAGAGTATCATCTgtgtccattttttaatcag CCGGGTAGAAGAGACCGGAGTGGTGCTGTCCCTGGAGCAAACGGAGCAACACTCTCGCAGACCCATTCGGCAGGGTGGCCCCTCCCAGAAGGATGCTTCTAACCCTGGGGACAGCCTTG ACACCCCTGGCCCCCGGATCCTTGCATTCCTGCACCCCCCTTCCCTGAGCGAGGCTGCCCTGGCCGCTGACCCCCGCCGTttctgcagccctgacctccgtCGCCTCCTGGGACCAATCCTGGATGGGACTTCAGTAGCTGCCACCCCCAGCACCCCACCAGCCACACGGCGCCCCCGAAGTCCTCTTTCG GCTGATCTCCCAGATGAACTACCTGTGGGCACAGAGAATGTGCACAGATTCTTCACTTCTGGGAAAGACACTGAGGCGGTGGAGACAGATTTAGATGTAGCTCAG GATGCTGACGCTCTGGATTTGGAGATGCTGGCCCCCTACATCTCCATGGATGATGACTTCCAGCTCAACGCCAGCGAACAGCTACCCAGGGCCTACCACAGACCTCCGGGGGCTGTCCCCCGGCCCCGTGCTCAGAGCTTCCACGGCCTGTCACCTCCAGCCTTTGAGTCCTCCCTGCTGCCCCGCTGGGGGAGTGACCCCCGGCTGAGCTGCTCCAGCCCTTCCAGAGGGGACCCCTCCGCATCCTCTCTCATGGCTGGGGCTCGGAAGAG GACGCTGGCCCAGAGCTCAGAAGGCGAGGACGAGGGAATGGAGCTGCTGGGAGTGAGACCTCCCAAAAGATGCCCCAGCCCAGAACCCGGAAACTTTCTGCTGTTTCCCCTCAGCCTG AGTGTCCTTCTGACAGGAGGACCAGCCCCAGGGAGCCTGCAGGACCCCAGCCCCCCTCTCCTGGACCTGAATGAGCCCCTGG